The Herbiconiux sp. A18JL235 region CTCGGCGAAGAGCTCGGCTACAAGATCCAGATGGTGTCGCCGGAAGACGAAGACCGCGAACTCCTCGAGGGCTTCGACATCGACCTCGACCAGGAGCTGGAAGACGAGACCGACGAAGACCTGGAGATCCGTCCCCCGGTCGTCACCGTCATGGGTCACGTCGACCACGGTAAGACGCGCCTGCTCGACGCGATCCGCAACGCCAACGTGGTCGCCGGTGAGGCGGGTGGCATCACCCAGCACATCGGTGCCTACCAGGTCGTCACCGAGCACGAGGGCATCGAGCGCCCGATCACCTTCATCGACACCCCGGGCCACGAGGCGTTCACCGCCATGCGTGCCCGCGGTGCGCAGGTGACCGACATCGCCATCCTCGTGGTCGCCGCAGACGACGGCATCATGCCGCAGACGATCGAGGCCTTGAACCACGCCCAGGCGGCCAACGTGCCGATCGTGGTCGCGGTCAACAAGGTCGACAAGGAAGACGCGAACCCGGCCAAGGTGCGCCAGCAGCTCACCGAGTACAATCTGGTCGCCGAGGAGTACGGCGGCGACGTCATGTTCGTCGACGTGTCGGCGCGCAACAACATCGGCATCCAGGAACTGCTCGACGCGGTGCTCCTCACCGCCGACGCCGGTCTCGACCTGCGGGCGAACCCGAACAAGGACGCACGCGGTGTGGCCATCGAGGCCAAGCTCGACAAGGGCCGCGGCGCCGTCGCGACCGTGCTCATCCAGTCGGGAACCCTCCACGTCGGAGACGCGATCGTGGCGGGCACCGCCTACGGCCGCGTGCGTGCGATGGTCGACGAGAACGGCGAGACCGTCACCGCGGCCACCCCGTCGCGTCCGGTTCAGGTGCAGGGTCTGTCGACCGTGCCCCGCGCCGGCGACACCTTCCTCGTCACCGAGGAAGACCGCACCGCCCGTCAGATCGCCGAGAAGCGCGAAGCAGCCGAGCGCAACGCGTCGCTCGCCAAGGCCCGCAAGCGCATCTCGCTCGAAGACTTCACCCGTGCCCTCGAAGAAGGCAAGGTCGAAGCCCTCAACCTCATCATCAAGGGTGACGTCTCCGGTGCCGTCGAGGCACTCGAGGAGTCGCTGCTCAAGATCGAGGTCGACGACTCGGTTCAGCTCCGCATCATCCACCGCGGTGTGGGTGCGGTCACCGAGTCCGACGTCAACCTGGCCACCGTCGACAACGCCATCATCATCGGGTTCAACGTGCGACCCGACACGAAGGCGCGCGAGCGTGCAGCCCGTGAGGGAGTGGACATCCGCTTCTACTCGGTCATCTACAACGCGCTCGACGACATCGAGTCGTCGCTCAAGGGCATGCTCAAGCCCGAGTTCGAAGAGGTGCAGTCGGGTGTCGCCGAGATCCGCGAGATCTTCCGCTCGTCGAAGTTCGGCAACATCGCCGGTGTCATCGTGCGGTCGGGAACGATCACGCGCAACGCCAAGGCCCGGGTCATCCGCGAGGGCGTCGTCGTCGGCGACAACCTCGCCATCGAGTCGCTGCGTCGCTTCAAGGACGACGTCACCGAGGTGCGCACGGACTTCGAAGCCGGTATCGGGCTCGGGAAGTTCAACGACATCCAGGTGGGCGATGAGATCGAGACCATCGAGATGAAAGAGAAGCCGCGGGTCTGACCTTCGGTCGGAATCCGAGGGGGATCTTCACTCCCCGCCTAGGGGTTGAGCGCAGCTCAAAGGCGGCGGGGAGCGAAGACCCCCCTCGGATTCCTTGCGTTCACCCCCGGCACGGTCGATGGTGATGTGAGTGTGAGAGAGAAGAGAGAGACATGGCTGATCCTCAGAGGGCTGCGAAGATGGCGGATCGGATCAAGGAGATCGTGGCGCGGAGGTTGGAGAAGGGGATCAAGGATCCCCGGCTCGGCTTCGTGACGATCACGGATGTGCGGGTGACGGGAGATCTGCAGCACGCGTCGATCTTCTACACCGTGTACGGCGACGAGAAGGAGCGGGCCGACTCGGCTGCGGCGCTGAAGTCGGCGACCGGGATGCTCCGCAGCGAGGTGGGCAAGAACATCACCGCGCGGCTCACGCCGTCGCTCGAGTTCATCGCCGACGCGCTGCCCGAGAACGCGAAGGTGCTCGACGACCTGCTCGCCGAGGCCCGCGCGCGCGACGCCCAGGTCGAAGGCCTCGCCAAGGGCGCCCAGTACGCCGGCGAAGCCGACCCCTACGTCAAGCCCAAGACCCTCGACGAAGACGACTGACGGTCGCCTCGACAGAGCACGAAGCGCCCCCTCCCGACCGCGGAGGAGGCGCTTCGTGCTCTCTCGACGGGCCGACGGCTACGGGAGGGCGTACAGGTCGTCGCCGACGGCAACGACGAGGCCGTCGGCGAGGAGTCCCTCGAGGGCGCGACCGAGGCGTGCCGCCTCGGGGAGTGCGGCGCGCAGCCGCTCGTGCCGCACGGGCCCGTCGACGGCGCGCAGCTCGCGCAGCACGACACCGCGCGCCTGCCGGTCGGAGCCCTCGTACTTCTTCTGCACGGGCCTGCGCGCGACCTCCGTCTCCGGGTAGCCGGCGGCGCGCCACGCGCACACCGACGCCAGCGGACAGCTCTCGCACTTCGGGGAGCGAGCCGTGCACACCAGCGCCCCGAGTTCCATCATCCCCGCGTTGAACCGCGCCGCGTCGTCGTCGGAGGCGGGCAGCAGGGCGGTCATCGCGGGCAGGTCTCTCCTCGCGTTGGGTGCCGGTGCATCCGGAAGCCCGTCGACCGCCCGCGCGATCACCCGGCGGATGTTCGTGTCGACGACCGGATGGCGCGAACCGAACGCGAACACGGCCACCGCACGCGCCGTGTAGTCGCCCACGCCCGGGAGATCGAGCAGCGCGTCGACGTCGTCGGGTACGGCGTTGTCGTGACGCTCGGCGATCGCGACGGCACAGGCGTGAAGTCGCAGGGCGCGGCGCGGATAGCCGAGCGACTCCCAGGCGCGCACCGCCTCGCCGGGGGGCTCCGCCGCGAGGTCGGCCGGCGTGGGCCAGCGTCGCAGCCACTCCTCGAGACGCGGGATGACCCGCACCACGGGCGTCTGCTGCAGCATGAACTCGCTCACCAGCGTGCCCCACGGCGGAAAGCCGGGCCGGCGCCACGGCAGATCGCGGGCGTGCACGGTGAACCAGTCGACCACGAGACGCGCGAACTCCTCGCGCGGTGCTGCGGATGCGGGCATCCTTCCACTGTAGGCGGCGGCAGCACCCGCCCCGCACGGTCGTACACTCGGAGCATGGTGCAACCGCCGACCCCCGAGTCCGACTTCGCCGACGCCCTGGTGGGGGAGATCCGGCACAACTACCGGCGCGGCCGGGTGATCGTCGGCGTCGACGGCGTCGAGGGCACGGCGCGCTTCGCCGACTCCCTGGCCGAGGCGTTCCGCCGCGACGGCGTCGACACCTTCAGGGCCTCCCTCGACGACTTCCAGAGGCCCAGGGTCGAGCGCGAGCTGCGGGGCGCCGACTCCGCCGCCGGCTACTACTTCGACCGCTACGACGACTCGACCCTGAAGCGGGTGCTCGTCGAGCCCTTCCGCCTGGGTGGCAGCGCCGGTTTCCAGACCGCGTCGTTCGACGCCGAGCGTGACACGGCTCGTGAGTCGCGCTGGCTCACCGCCCCCGCCGACGCCGTGCTCGTGCTCGACGGCCCTTTCCTGCAGCGGCCGGGCCTGCGCGGCCAGCTCAATTTCACTGCCTACCTCGAGACCCGCCGGTTCGGGTTGCCCGAGGTGGTCGCCGGTGCCGACGAGCTCTACCAGGCCGAGGCCGGGCCCCGCTTCGGGGCGAGCGCCATCATCGACGTGAACGACCCCGAGCGGCCGCGTCGGAGCTTCGCCGACTCCTGTTAGCGTTGCAGGCGTGAAAAACGCGACGAGCACGGCAAGCGGCATCCTGCTCGTCGACAAGACCGGCGGCATGACGAGCCATGACGTGGTCTCACGCACCCGGCGCCTCGCCGGCACCCGCAAGGTCGGGCACGCCGGCACCCTCGACCCGATGGCGACGGGCCTGCTCATCCTCGGCGTCAACAGCTCGACCCGCCTGCTCACCTACGTGGTCGGCCTCGACAAGGAGTACCTCGCCACCGTGCGGCTCGGCGTGGTCACCACCACCGACGACGCCGAGGGGGAAGCCCTCGGCGAACCCGCGGGCGACGGGCTCCTCGCCGGGGTGACGGATGCGCGCCTCGCCGCCGCCTTCGCCGGCCAGACCGGAGAGATCGAGCAGGTGCCGAGCTCGGTGAGCGCCATCAAGGTCGACGGCAAGCGGGCCTACGCGCGCGTGCGATCGGGGGAGGACGTCGTGCTCGCCGCGCGGCGCGTCACGATCGCCGAGATCGAGCTGCTGGGCGCTCCGCGCCGTGCGGTCGCCGACGACGGAACGCCCGGCACTGGTGCAGAGGTCGTCGACGTCGACGTGCGGGTGGTCTGCTCCTCGGGCACGTACATCCGCGCCATCGCGCGTGACGTCGGCGCCGCGCTCGGCGTCGGGGGGCACCTCACCGCGCTGCGACGCACGCGCATCGGGCCGTTCTCGGTCGACGATGCGCACTCCCTCGACGAGCTCGGCTCCGTCGTGGAGTCGGGCGCATCCGTACCGCTCATCGCCGCTGCGGCGGCCGCCGAGACGCTGTTCCCGGTCTGGCGGCTCGACGAGGCGCAGGCCGTCGCGCTCGGCCACGGGCAGCGGGTGGAGGCGCCGGAGGACGTGCGCGCCTCGGCTCAGGGCAGCACTCCCGTCGCGGCGATCGCTCCCGGTGGCGCCCTGCTCGGCCTCGTCGAGGTGACGGGCCGTACGGCCAAGAGCGTCGTCAACTTTCCGCCCGACGAACGCGAGGTGACGGCGTGATCGAGTGGTTCAGCTACACCCAGGTGGCCGTCGCCGTCGTCGCG contains the following coding sequences:
- the infB gene encoding translation initiation factor IF-2, producing the protein MAAKPRVHEVAAELGVDSKVALATLKEMGQFVKGPSSSIEPPVARRLKEALIKAGAASGGDSAAAAAPAAPRSNAPRPGARPGAPTPSSARPGAPAPQAPTAPAAAAASTPAAPAESAAPAAPAPAAPSAPAPAAPAAPAAQAPSTPSSSTPAPGAGGSAAPRPGAPRPGIPRPGNNPFASQQGMQRPGAPRPGNNPFASQQGMGRSGSGGGANGAIPRPGAPRPGAPRPGAPRPGAPRPGAPRPGAAGGFRPGAPQGGGARPAPGSPGFRPGGGAPGAGGFSRPGGGGRGRGPGGGTAGAFGRGGGKSKARKSKRTKRAEFELREAPSLGGVSVPRGDGSTVIRLRRGASITDFADKIDASPGNLVTVLFHLGEMATATESLDEATFQVLGEELGYKIQMVSPEDEDRELLEGFDIDLDQELEDETDEDLEIRPPVVTVMGHVDHGKTRLLDAIRNANVVAGEAGGITQHIGAYQVVTEHEGIERPITFIDTPGHEAFTAMRARGAQVTDIAILVVAADDGIMPQTIEALNHAQAANVPIVVAVNKVDKEDANPAKVRQQLTEYNLVAEEYGGDVMFVDVSARNNIGIQELLDAVLLTADAGLDLRANPNKDARGVAIEAKLDKGRGAVATVLIQSGTLHVGDAIVAGTAYGRVRAMVDENGETVTAATPSRPVQVQGLSTVPRAGDTFLVTEEDRTARQIAEKREAAERNASLAKARKRISLEDFTRALEEGKVEALNLIIKGDVSGAVEALEESLLKIEVDDSVQLRIIHRGVGAVTESDVNLATVDNAIIIGFNVRPDTKARERAAREGVDIRFYSVIYNALDDIESSLKGMLKPEFEEVQSGVAEIREIFRSSKFGNIAGVIVRSGTITRNAKARVIREGVVVGDNLAIESLRRFKDDVTEVRTDFEAGIGLGKFNDIQVGDEIETIEMKEKPRV
- a CDS encoding A/G-specific adenine glycosylase produces the protein MPASAAPREEFARLVVDWFTVHARDLPWRRPGFPPWGTLVSEFMLQQTPVVRVIPRLEEWLRRWPTPADLAAEPPGEAVRAWESLGYPRRALRLHACAVAIAERHDNAVPDDVDALLDLPGVGDYTARAVAVFAFGSRHPVVDTNIRRVIARAVDGLPDAPAPNARRDLPAMTALLPASDDDAARFNAGMMELGALVCTARSPKCESCPLASVCAWRAAGYPETEVARRPVQKKYEGSDRQARGVVLRELRAVDGPVRHERLRAALPEAARLGRALEGLLADGLVVAVGDDLYALP
- the rbfA gene encoding 30S ribosome-binding factor RbfA, which codes for MADPQRAAKMADRIKEIVARRLEKGIKDPRLGFVTITDVRVTGDLQHASIFYTVYGDEKERADSAAALKSATGMLRSEVGKNITARLTPSLEFIADALPENAKVLDDLLAEARARDAQVEGLAKGAQYAGEADPYVKPKTLDEDD
- the truB gene encoding tRNA pseudouridine(55) synthase TruB, yielding MKNATSTASGILLVDKTGGMTSHDVVSRTRRLAGTRKVGHAGTLDPMATGLLILGVNSSTRLLTYVVGLDKEYLATVRLGVVTTTDDAEGEALGEPAGDGLLAGVTDARLAAAFAGQTGEIEQVPSSVSAIKVDGKRAYARVRSGEDVVLAARRVTIAEIELLGAPRRAVADDGTPGTGAEVVDVDVRVVCSSGTYIRAIARDVGAALGVGGHLTALRRTRIGPFSVDDAHSLDELGSVVESGASVPLIAAAAAAETLFPVWRLDEAQAVALGHGQRVEAPEDVRASAQGSTPVAAIAPGGALLGLVEVTGRTAKSVVNFPPDEREVTA